Proteins encoded in a region of the Halobacteriovoraceae bacterium genome:
- a CDS encoding DegT/DnrJ/EryC1/StrS family aminotransferase → MTKLAIHGGSKVRNKLFPGYFVLGEEEAQAAYNVVKSGILSKYLGCWHEDFFGGPQVQAFEKEWGELFESIHCVSVNSNTSGIICALGAIGLGPGDEVIVTGYSMSISASAPLFYGATPVFADVEDDCFCISPKSIESKITPNTKAIIAVDIFGQPSDFDELNRIKKQYNLMIIEDTAQAPYAKFRNKFAGNLGDIGIFSLNYHKHIHTGEGGMIVTDNDDLAMRCRLIRNHAEAVVDGMKYDGDLTNMIGMNLRMPEIEAAIGRSLLKKLPSLINMRLENVQYMEEKLKKIDFLTMPKVREHATHVYYAHPMKFDSAKANNKTRSQFVQAVRAELMPCEKRETEGVLIGEGYVKPLYLQSVYQKKIAFGKANYPFESPLNKNPMNYERGICPITEDLHFNKLISHELMRPGMSKEDLDDVCNAFIKVAENLEQL, encoded by the coding sequence ATGACTAAGTTAGCAATTCATGGTGGATCAAAAGTTCGTAACAAACTTTTCCCAGGATATTTTGTTTTAGGAGAGGAAGAAGCACAGGCCGCATATAATGTTGTCAAATCTGGTATTCTTTCTAAGTACCTTGGTTGTTGGCACGAAGATTTCTTTGGAGGGCCTCAAGTTCAGGCCTTTGAAAAAGAATGGGGAGAGTTATTTGAATCTATTCACTGTGTTTCAGTTAATTCGAATACAAGTGGAATTATTTGTGCACTTGGAGCGATAGGTTTGGGCCCAGGAGATGAAGTTATAGTCACAGGTTATTCGATGTCTATATCTGCATCTGCTCCTCTTTTTTATGGGGCCACACCAGTCTTTGCTGATGTAGAAGATGATTGTTTTTGTATAAGTCCTAAAAGTATTGAGAGCAAAATTACACCAAATACGAAAGCTATTATTGCTGTTGATATATTTGGCCAGCCCAGCGATTTTGATGAACTCAATCGCATTAAAAAACAATATAATTTAATGATAATTGAGGATACGGCGCAAGCTCCCTATGCAAAATTTAGAAATAAATTTGCAGGAAATTTAGGAGACATTGGAATTTTTTCTTTGAATTATCATAAGCATATTCACACAGGTGAAGGTGGAATGATCGTTACAGATAATGATGACTTGGCCATGAGGTGTAGACTTATCAGGAATCATGCTGAAGCCGTTGTTGACGGCATGAAATATGATGGTGACCTCACAAATATGATCGGGATGAATTTAAGAATGCCTGAAATTGAGGCCGCTATTGGAAGAAGCCTTCTTAAAAAACTTCCAAGTCTAATCAATATGCGCCTTGAAAATGTTCAATACATGGAAGAAAAATTGAAAAAAATAGATTTTTTAACAATGCCTAAGGTACGAGAACATGCAACACATGTTTATTATGCTCATCCAATGAAATTTGATTCAGCAAAAGCTAATAACAAAACAAGATCTCAATTTGTTCAGGCCGTAAGAGCAGAGCTGATGCCTTGTGAAAAGAGAGAGACCGAAGGAGTTTTAATTGGTGAAGGATACGTTAAACCTCTTTATTTACAGAGTGTGTATCAGAAAAAAATTGCTTTTGGAAAGGCAAACTATCCCTTTGAATCACCTCTTAACAAAAATCCTATGAACTATGAACGTGGAATTTGTCCTATTACTGAAGATTTGCATTTCAATAAACTTATTTCTCATGAACTAATGAGACCAGGTATGTCTAAAGAAGATTTAGACGACGTATGTAATGCTTTTATTAAAGTTGCCGAAAACTTGGAACAATTGTAG
- a CDS encoding methyltransferase domain-containing protein: MKSYNGKFDSILTLGRQFAYFNDHELKNILNRHGIQNNVSIEPKLSHISQLSNQGFLDDEYVLKKIGFKNVESVDYSDFEKCTWTHDLNNPVPEQYHNKYDYIVDDGTMEHVFDQIQVLKNIHLMLKEGGRIIHINPSSNNFDHSFYMYSPTFFLDYYCANKYQINDTKLIFFDGTKSPQKVVKKVYSYRAGAMGLRRTFKCNKTVAIFFSGTKKTESVMGQIPQQSGYVSQWEDEYSHQTSQVGKRSKSLKSILRNNLFTKKIYQLLQAVYRYYLNNFGTLKYLGKY, translated from the coding sequence ATGAAATCGTACAATGGAAAATTTGATTCCATTCTGACACTGGGAAGACAATTTGCATATTTTAATGATCATGAATTAAAAAATATTCTCAATCGTCACGGGATTCAAAACAATGTGAGCATTGAACCAAAACTTTCACATATTTCACAACTATCAAATCAGGGATTTTTAGACGACGAGTATGTTCTTAAAAAGATTGGTTTTAAAAATGTGGAGTCAGTCGATTATTCAGATTTTGAAAAATGCACTTGGACCCATGACCTTAATAATCCTGTTCCTGAACAGTATCATAATAAATATGATTACATTGTTGATGATGGAACTATGGAACATGTGTTTGATCAAATTCAAGTATTAAAAAATATTCATCTTATGTTAAAAGAAGGCGGGAGAATAATCCACATTAACCCTTCTTCAAATAATTTTGACCATAGTTTTTATATGTATTCTCCTACATTTTTTTTAGACTATTATTGCGCAAATAAATATCAGATAAATGACACAAAATTAATTTTCTTCGATGGAACTAAATCACCTCAGAAAGTAGTTAAAAAAGTTTATTCATATAGAGCAGGAGCAATGGGATTAAGAAGGACATTTAAATGTAATAAGACCGTGGCCATTTTTTTTAGTGGAACCAAAAAGACAGAAAGTGTGATGGGACAAATCCCACAACAAAGTGGTTATGTTTCACAATGGGAAGATGAATATTCCCATCAAACTTCTCAAGTTGGTAAGAGATCTAAATCTCTTAAATCCATTTTGAGAAATAATCTCTTCACAAAAAAGATTTACCAACTTTTACAAGCTGTCTATAGGTACTATCTCAATAATTTTGGGACACTCAAATATCTTGGGAAATATTAG
- a CDS encoding radical SAM protein → MNNVEHELLKQDKDRAQFLKEKIDLPLPIPAGGWEHYNSEREACLKTNEKRKINFEKYQSSNRSEVLDYLPIKMDIENVSRCNFRCTMCQVSEWKNGRRAKDMSFSDYKKFMDEQYGIVEIKIQGMGEPTFGGDEYYEMIKYARAERIWVRTVTNASTLHMHDNYKKLIDSGANEIQISIDGATKQTFESIRRNSNFEKVVENCKLINEYAAKQGRPYTKMWTCVQKGNNHELEQLVDLGAQMNFPCMVFSIDLTDWGQEEWNEKNSSSIISEFDQERGLSLLQRGKEKGIDVYFWYVTSKYSTKKDLGKRCAWPFERAYISSDMKIVPCCMLGNPDTHNLGDVGESFTQQWNSKVYQEFRRAHLTGEIPSVCKGCYQE, encoded by the coding sequence ATGAACAATGTAGAGCACGAACTACTCAAGCAAGACAAAGATAGAGCACAGTTTTTAAAAGAAAAAATTGATTTGCCTTTACCTATCCCTGCAGGTGGCTGGGAACACTATAACAGTGAGCGTGAAGCGTGTTTGAAAACAAACGAAAAACGTAAGATAAATTTTGAAAAATACCAAAGTTCAAATCGTAGTGAAGTCTTAGATTATTTGCCAATTAAAATGGATATTGAGAATGTAAGTCGGTGCAATTTCAGATGCACAATGTGTCAAGTTAGTGAATGGAAAAATGGCCGTCGAGCAAAGGACATGAGTTTTAGTGACTATAAGAAATTTATGGATGAGCAATATGGAATCGTTGAAATAAAAATCCAAGGGATGGGCGAGCCGACTTTTGGCGGAGATGAATATTACGAAATGATTAAGTATGCACGAGCTGAGCGCATTTGGGTAAGAACTGTGACAAATGCTTCCACTCTCCATATGCATGATAATTATAAAAAACTTATCGATAGTGGGGCGAATGAAATCCAGATTTCTATTGATGGAGCAACTAAGCAAACCTTCGAGTCGATACGACGCAATTCAAATTTCGAAAAGGTTGTTGAGAATTGTAAACTCATTAATGAATATGCCGCAAAGCAAGGACGCCCCTATACGAAGATGTGGACATGTGTGCAAAAGGGTAATAACCACGAATTAGAACAACTGGTTGATCTTGGCGCGCAGATGAATTTCCCTTGTATGGTTTTTTCTATTGATCTCACCGATTGGGGACAAGAAGAGTGGAATGAGAAAAATAGCAGTTCAATTATTTCTGAATTTGACCAAGAAAGAGGCCTATCATTATTGCAACGAGGTAAAGAAAAAGGCATTGATGTTTATTTCTGGTACGTAACCTCCAAATATTCTACAAAAAAAGATCTGGGAAAAAGATGTGCTTGGCCCTTTGAGCGGGCCTATATTTCATCTGACATGAAGATTGTTCCCTGTTGTATGCTTGGGAATCCTGATACTCATAATTTGGGTGACGTAGGTGAAAGCTTTACTCAACAATGGAACAGTAAAGTTTACCAAGAATTTAGAAGGGCGCATCTTACAGGAGAAATTCCTTCTGTTTGTAAGGGATGTTATCAGGAATAA
- a CDS encoding SDR family NAD(P)-dependent oxidoreductase translates to MSKKYLVTGAAGFIGSHLVEELLEKGNFVRVLDYLPLENTRNLDLVKNHQNFEYVQGDIRNKKDIEKFYDKDADALFHLASIVGIKHYLSKPLDLIDISVLGTKNLLEVALKDNMRFIFSSTSEVFGKNPNIPWKETDDRVLGHTSKDRWCYSTSKATCEHMLYGLFHANQFPMSIVRFFNAYGPKQNPIFVVSQSVQRAINGQNPYCYDGGLQTRCFTYVKDIIQGLIKVVESERAIGEDFNLGRPVENTMKEVIELILKKVGNESLSMEDFQTDKRLGETYEDIQRRVPSVEKAKELLNWEATTTLDQGIDEIIQWAKKNPWWTNIKNN, encoded by the coding sequence ATGAGTAAAAAATACCTTGTTACAGGTGCAGCAGGATTTATTGGAAGTCACCTTGTTGAAGAACTTCTTGAAAAAGGTAACTTTGTTAGAGTGCTCGATTATCTTCCACTTGAGAATACTAGAAATCTAGACCTAGTAAAAAACCATCAAAATTTTGAGTATGTTCAAGGCGATATTCGAAATAAAAAAGATATCGAAAAATTTTATGACAAGGATGCTGATGCTCTATTTCATCTGGCATCTATTGTTGGTATAAAGCACTACTTGAGTAAACCTCTAGACCTAATTGATATCTCAGTTTTAGGGACTAAAAATTTATTAGAAGTTGCCCTTAAAGATAATATGCGTTTTATTTTCAGCTCTACAAGTGAAGTATTTGGAAAAAATCCTAATATTCCGTGGAAAGAAACAGATGATAGAGTTTTAGGTCACACATCCAAAGACAGATGGTGCTATAGTACGAGTAAAGCAACATGTGAACATATGCTTTATGGCCTATTTCACGCAAATCAATTTCCTATGTCAATTGTACGTTTTTTCAATGCTTATGGGCCTAAGCAAAATCCGATTTTTGTTGTTTCTCAATCTGTACAAAGGGCCATAAATGGCCAAAACCCCTATTGCTATGATGGAGGGTTGCAAACAAGATGTTTTACTTATGTAAAAGATATAATCCAGGGACTTATTAAAGTTGTTGAGAGTGAGAGGGCCATTGGTGAAGACTTCAATTTAGGTCGACCTGTTGAAAACACGATGAAAGAAGTGATCGAGCTCATTTTGAAAAAAGTTGGAAATGAATCATTAAGTATGGAAGATTTTCAAACGGATAAAAGGCTTGGTGAAACTTATGAAGATATTCAAAGAAGAGTTCCAAGTGTGGAAAAAGCAAAAGAACTTTTGAATTGGGAAGCGACGACAACATTAGATCAAGGGATTGATGAAATCATCCAATGGGCCAAGAAAAATCCATGGTGGACAAATATTAAAAATAACTAA
- a CDS encoding phytanoyl-CoA dioxygenase family protein, translated as MSAIDEIKTVGYTVVENALTSDVCDMYVKKLEETFEKCSKHYIKSVNQEHKLNTYLDDKLIYNVHNKDPEFLNLTNIKEVLEVVRPVLSEGSYCDTYPIHLRQITARSPLPGRGHQQLHNDSYFPASTYTLTAIAVVALEDMTIANGTTRLIPGSHRFTGYPENGKKYDEEIQLPLKKGSVLMYDASVWHGGCQNNTQDSRWSILLTYTRWFVKQAFDFYENTPLDIYEAATEEQRELLGFSSVPPKDEFTRISARTSSPIKPRGDYSLPLH; from the coding sequence ATGAGTGCAATTGATGAAATTAAAACTGTAGGATATACAGTTGTTGAAAATGCTTTAACTTCTGATGTGTGCGATATGTATGTTAAAAAATTAGAAGAAACATTTGAAAAATGCTCTAAACACTACATTAAAAGCGTGAATCAAGAACATAAACTTAATACATATTTAGATGATAAACTCATTTATAATGTTCATAATAAGGATCCAGAGTTTTTAAACCTCACCAATATTAAAGAAGTTCTAGAAGTTGTAAGACCAGTTCTTTCTGAAGGTTCCTACTGTGATACCTATCCCATACACTTAAGACAAATCACGGCCAGATCTCCTCTGCCAGGTAGAGGGCATCAACAACTTCACAATGATTCGTATTTCCCGGCCAGTACCTATACCTTAACCGCCATTGCCGTTGTCGCCTTAGAGGATATGACAATTGCAAACGGCACAACGAGACTAATACCAGGAAGTCATCGTTTCACTGGCTACCCTGAAAATGGTAAAAAATACGATGAAGAAATTCAATTGCCTCTAAAAAAAGGATCAGTTTTAATGTATGACGCCTCTGTATGGCATGGTGGCTGTCAAAATAATACTCAAGACAGCAGATGGTCCATTCTTCTAACATATACTCGCTGGTTTGTGAAACAGGCCTTCGATTTTTATGAAAACACTCCGCTAGATATCTATGAAGCTGCCACAGAAGAACAAAGAGAACTTTTGGGATTTAGCTCTGTTCCACCAAAAGATGAATTCACTAGAATCAGTGCTAGAACTTCTTCTCCAATTAAACCTCGTGGGGACTATAGTCTACCTCTACACTAA
- the pseF gene encoding pseudaminic acid cytidylyltransferase — translation MKKKVLAIITARGGSKRIPRKNIRLFLGRPLIEYSIDAALKSKIFSRVIVSTDDNEIAEISKKAGAEIPFMRTSKNSDDFATTVDVVKEVLDGLEGMGEYYEHICCLYPTAPFITPKKLIESYELLQNENTDTVIPITSFSFPIQRSFKIENNYLNWAWPEYMSTRSQDLEKFYHDAGQFYWFKNEHFQKTGKIFSERTTPYILEGNEVQDIDDLVDWKIAEAKYKAFIE, via the coding sequence ATGAAGAAAAAAGTATTGGCCATCATTACGGCCAGAGGTGGAAGCAAGAGAATTCCTCGCAAAAATATTCGCTTATTTTTGGGCCGTCCATTAATCGAATACTCAATAGATGCTGCACTCAAAAGTAAAATTTTTTCTCGAGTTATTGTAAGCACTGACGATAATGAAATAGCTGAAATATCAAAAAAAGCTGGAGCTGAAATTCCTTTTATGAGAACGAGTAAAAACTCCGATGATTTTGCAACGACTGTAGATGTTGTTAAAGAGGTCCTGGATGGTCTTGAAGGCATGGGTGAATATTATGAACATATATGCTGTCTATATCCTACAGCACCATTTATAACGCCAAAAAAACTAATCGAATCCTATGAACTCTTACAAAATGAAAACACAGATACCGTTATCCCTATAACTTCTTTTTCTTTTCCTATTCAAAGATCTTTTAAAATAGAGAATAACTATCTAAATTGGGCCTGGCCTGAATATATGTCTACAAGATCACAAGACCTAGAAAAATTTTATCATGATGCTGGCCAGTTTTACTGGTTTAAAAATGAGCATTTCCAAAAGACTGGTAAAATTTTTTCAGAGAGAACAACTCCCTATATACTTGAGGGCAATGAAGTACAGGATATTGACGATCTCGTTGACTGGAAAATTGCGGAAGCTAAATACAAGGCCTTTATCGAATGA
- a CDS encoding Gfo/Idh/MocA family oxidoreductase: MKGLIIGSGKMGALNGESLGNSFYSHAAVYKHLNEISEFAIFDTDSKALKKACDLWKVVGFDQFHLAIEKFCPDIVSICTPTESHLEYIEILSNKNIKIIFCEKPLVASLSEYEKLRDISTPISVNYARNFDPEIEILKNEMRESKYGKLLNVNFKYCKGILNSGCHSIALLFELLGLPIDYKILSGKFDYSEKDPTIDCWLSFENCSNVYLMGMDARSHFVFDYEFYFEKAKVSFCDLGYQVSKSTLKPSERFAGYSNLATEKTYSGQLTHSLLHYISSGLEHIKNKQQVKCSLDLAYTVESFIHKLIQEYLGGKND, translated from the coding sequence TTGAAAGGCCTAATAATTGGTAGCGGCAAAATGGGAGCTCTTAATGGGGAGAGCTTAGGGAATAGTTTTTATTCCCATGCTGCAGTTTATAAACATTTAAACGAAATTTCTGAATTTGCTATTTTTGATACCGATAGCAAGGCGCTCAAAAAGGCATGTGACCTTTGGAAAGTTGTAGGTTTTGATCAATTCCATTTGGCAATTGAAAAATTTTGTCCTGATATTGTGAGTATTTGTACACCCACAGAAAGTCATTTGGAATATATAGAAATTCTTTCAAATAAAAATATAAAAATAATTTTTTGTGAAAAGCCGCTTGTTGCGAGTCTATCTGAGTATGAAAAATTAAGGGATATCTCTACTCCCATTTCCGTAAATTATGCAAGAAACTTTGATCCTGAAATAGAAATACTTAAAAATGAAATGAGAGAAAGTAAATATGGCAAACTTCTCAATGTAAATTTCAAATATTGCAAAGGCATTCTAAATTCTGGCTGTCACAGTATCGCACTACTTTTTGAACTTTTAGGATTGCCAATTGATTATAAAATATTATCTGGAAAATTTGATTATTCTGAAAAAGATCCGACCATTGATTGTTGGCTATCATTTGAAAATTGCAGCAATGTCTATTTAATGGGAATGGATGCGAGAAGTCATTTTGTTTTTGATTATGAATTTTATTTTGAAAAAGCAAAAGTATCCTTCTGTGATCTTGGTTACCAAGTGTCAAAAAGTACTTTAAAACCTAGTGAACGATTTGCAGGATATTCAAACTTAGCGACCGAGAAAACATATTCAGGTCAATTGACTCACTCACTTTTACATTACATTTCAAGTGGATTAGAACATATTAAAAATAAGCAACAAGTAAAATGTAGTTTAGATTTGGCCTACACGGTGGAATCATTTATACATAAATTAATTCAAGAATATTTAGGTGGAAAAAATGACTAA
- a CDS encoding ATP-grasp domain-containing protein, with protein sequence MKKSIIFITAGKWQKCAIEMAKEMGLYVIAIDANPTAEGFSIANKKIICSLENTDEIISEIEKTGTQVLGALSICSEAGMILTGKLRDHFQLPCAGYEVTLKLMNKKLQRAALEKFNLNRLKWKSFENPDEAKKYICEQSIDLIIKPVDSSGSRGVTKVNYLTTDLDEIIQRAFDFSNTKEVIVEEFIPGDEHTVETFTLGGVTQLLCLTKKKKLDLNGKMVAYELATIQYEDHLMEKVSSFISKAFESLGYTDGPGHSEIIINNNEIWIVELSGRGGGFKVFEEFVPKVSGFDIVESTILQSIGEKVILDLSNRQQGILSFFPSHKGVVKEVIGFEKARELPGVFCASFVNVGEKVNDVNGDGDRLGYVLSVDSDIQKAYSKLAQAQELIYFKID encoded by the coding sequence ATGAAAAAAAGTATCATTTTTATTACTGCTGGAAAATGGCAAAAATGTGCTATTGAGATGGCCAAGGAAATGGGTCTGTATGTTATCGCCATAGATGCAAACCCAACTGCTGAGGGTTTTTCAATAGCGAACAAAAAGATTATTTGTTCACTTGAAAACACTGATGAAATTATCTCCGAAATTGAAAAGACTGGTACTCAAGTATTAGGGGCCCTGAGTATTTGCTCTGAGGCAGGTATGATTTTGACAGGGAAATTAAGGGATCACTTTCAACTTCCTTGTGCGGGTTATGAAGTCACTCTAAAATTAATGAATAAAAAACTCCAACGTGCAGCTCTTGAAAAATTTAATTTGAATCGACTGAAGTGGAAATCTTTTGAGAATCCTGATGAGGCAAAAAAATATATTTGTGAACAATCAATTGATCTTATTATTAAACCAGTTGACTCCAGTGGAAGTCGAGGGGTTACCAAAGTAAACTATTTAACAACTGACCTTGATGAAATCATCCAAAGGGCCTTTGATTTTTCTAACACCAAAGAAGTTATCGTCGAAGAATTTATTCCTGGAGATGAACATACGGTTGAAACTTTCACTCTTGGTGGAGTGACTCAACTTCTATGTTTAACAAAAAAGAAAAAGTTAGATTTAAATGGAAAAATGGTGGCCTATGAACTAGCAACGATTCAATATGAAGATCATTTGATGGAAAAAGTTTCTTCTTTTATATCTAAGGCCTTCGAATCTCTTGGATATACCGACGGTCCAGGACACAGTGAGATAATAATAAATAATAATGAAATTTGGATAGTAGAACTCTCTGGCCGAGGGGGAGGTTTTAAAGTTTTCGAAGAATTTGTCCCTAAGGTTTCAGGTTTTGATATTGTAGAGAGTACAATTCTTCAGTCTATTGGTGAAAAAGTCATATTAGATCTTTCAAATCGGCAACAGGGAATTCTTAGTTTTTTTCCATCTCACAAGGGCGTAGTTAAAGAAGTCATAGGATTTGAAAAGGCCAGAGAGTTGCCAGGTGTGTTTTGTGCTTCATTTGTCAATGTAGGTGAAAAAGTAAATGACGTTAACGGGGATGGCGATAGACTAGGATATGTATTGAGCGTTGACTCTGACATTCAAAAGGCCTACTCTAAACTGGCGCAGGCACAAGAGTTAATATATTTTAAAATCGATTGA
- a CDS encoding nucleotide sugar dehydrogenase, translating to MTTKVAILGFGYIGSVIGAVLADRGCDVVGIEQNPFIIDKVSKGESPFSEPKLEKLIKENVANKRLRISNDPSVVKDVNIVVITVGTPLSEDFTPDLTQIKGATESIAPYIQDGQVITLKSTVPPRTTEDIVAPLLSHKKVHIAFSPERLAEGKAVDELLSIPIVVGGVDEESTKVVTKFWQETIDVKVIEVENSRTAEMVKLADNWWIDLNIAMAHDLAKLCDKEKIDVMDVIIAANSLQKGMHHVNILFPSVGVGGYCLTKDPWFVHKLGHQHGLELETPKLSRLINDEMPLYSAKKIEQYFLDQGSKPEETKLAIMGIAFKNNTGDCRFSPVKGTIDYLQKQGFQISICDPLVHEHDAKMVTDLPISNSIEETLKDAKGVLFLAAHDQLKDISPRQLADSLGSGGLVFDGRIFYSKEIIKSLREHGLTYMGVGR from the coding sequence ATGACTACAAAAGTAGCAATTCTAGGATTTGGATATATTGGTTCTGTAATTGGCGCAGTACTTGCTGACAGAGGTTGCGATGTTGTAGGTATAGAACAAAATCCTTTTATTATTGATAAAGTTTCAAAGGGTGAGTCACCATTTAGTGAACCCAAACTAGAAAAACTGATAAAGGAAAATGTTGCAAATAAAAGACTAAGAATTTCAAATGATCCTTCAGTAGTTAAGGATGTTAATATTGTTGTTATCACTGTGGGAACTCCACTTTCGGAAGATTTTACGCCAGATCTTACCCAGATTAAAGGTGCAACAGAAAGTATTGCCCCTTATATTCAAGATGGGCAAGTTATTACATTAAAAAGCACAGTTCCTCCTAGAACAACAGAGGATATTGTTGCACCATTACTGTCACACAAAAAAGTTCATATTGCTTTCTCTCCAGAACGTTTAGCTGAAGGAAAGGCCGTAGATGAACTTCTTTCAATCCCAATTGTAGTTGGTGGAGTGGATGAAGAGAGTACAAAAGTCGTCACTAAATTTTGGCAAGAAACAATTGATGTAAAAGTTATTGAAGTAGAAAACTCGCGTACAGCTGAGATGGTCAAGCTTGCAGATAATTGGTGGATAGATCTCAATATTGCAATGGCCCATGATTTAGCGAAACTTTGTGACAAAGAAAAAATTGATGTTATGGATGTTATTATTGCCGCTAATTCACTTCAAAAAGGCATGCATCATGTGAATATTTTATTCCCTTCAGTTGGTGTCGGTGGATATTGTCTTACAAAGGATCCTTGGTTTGTCCACAAGCTTGGCCATCAGCATGGACTAGAACTAGAAACACCAAAATTGTCGAGATTAATAAATGATGAAATGCCACTCTATTCTGCCAAAAAAATTGAACAATACTTTCTAGATCAAGGAAGTAAACCAGAAGAAACCAAACTTGCAATCATGGGTATTGCATTCAAGAACAATACTGGTGATTGTAGGTTTTCTCCAGTTAAGGGAACAATTGATTATCTTCAAAAACAGGGATTTCAAATATCAATTTGCGATCCCTTAGTGCATGAACATGATGCGAAAATGGTCACTGATCTACCTATAAGTAATTCAATTGAAGAAACTCTAAAAGATGCGAAAGGAGTACTCTTTTTGGCCGCTCATGATCAATTGAAAGACATTTCTCCTCGACAACTTGCAGATTCACTTGGAAGTGGTGGACTTGTTTTTGATGGACGAATTTTTTATTCAAAAGAAATTATAAAATCTCTTAGAGAACATGGACTTACTTATATGGGAGTTGGAAGATGA
- a CDS encoding RraA family protein produces the protein METRENIIKYIRRNRVSTTEVADALGKNGVLPDIFPINSGHHEVGKVRCVFTANESNYAVHEQIRHIEEGEIVIIFTHNCEGRAIIGDLVSKYILLYQGAKALVVDGKVRDLSGIRREGFKVWSNGTTPLGCFNKKVDSFPEDKRQEIATKYDGAIAVCDEGGVVLIENRLITENTLERLKRIEMQEDIWFFCLDTLGWDTKQIVCDKEYLQRPEMFSSVQIENLEELSKPLDP, from the coding sequence ATGGAAACAAGAGAAAATATTATCAAGTACATTCGAAGAAACCGAGTATCAACAACTGAAGTCGCTGACGCTCTTGGTAAGAATGGGGTTTTACCAGATATCTTCCCGATCAACTCAGGGCACCACGAGGTGGGAAAAGTGCGCTGCGTGTTTACTGCCAACGAATCCAATTATGCCGTGCATGAACAAATCCGACATATCGAAGAAGGTGAAATTGTCATCATCTTTACTCATAATTGTGAAGGTAGAGCAATCATTGGAGATCTTGTTTCAAAATATATTTTGCTTTATCAGGGAGCAAAAGCACTCGTTGTAGATGGAAAAGTACGTGATTTGAGTGGTATCAGACGTGAAGGATTTAAAGTTTGGTCCAATGGAACAACTCCTTTAGGTTGTTTCAATAAAAAAGTCGATTCATTTCCAGAAGATAAAAGACAAGAAATTGCAACAAAATATGATGGGGCCATTGCTGTATGTGATGAAGGTGGAGTAGTACTTATTGAAAATCGCCTGATTACAGAAAATACACTAGAAAGATTGAAACGAATTGAAATGCAGGAAGATATTTGGTTTTTCTGTTTGGACACACTTGGTTGGGATACAAAGCAAATTGTTTGTGATAAGGAATACCTTCAACGCCCTGAAATGTTCTCTTCAGTTCAGATTGAAAATCTAGAGGAGCTTAGTAAGCCCCTCGATCCTTAG